The genome window ATTACTTTGTAGAATTTAACAGGAGCCGTGGACGGTGGATTGCATATAACGGACGTAACAAATGCCTCCCGAACTTTACTTATGAATATTGACACATTACATTGGGATCCGGTAAGATTTTCTTTACCTTTCGATATATTTGACCGAATCTTTCTAACTTCAAGCTACTTGCCAGGTTTTAACGAGAGCGTTTTCAATCCATCCGAATATGCTCCCTCAAATACGAAGTTCTTCGGAAATTTATGGGAAGGTGAAAGACGGAAGTGTACTTAACGGAATCTATATTAGTGGTGTAAGAGGTTTTCCTGTCATGGGTCAAACAAATTATATTTAAAGTTATTTTTTCTTCCAGATTTTAGGTAACCAACAGGCCTCTCTTCTAGGACAAATGTGTTTCAAACCCGGTCAAGCAAAAAACACTTATCGATCAGGATGTTTCCTTCTTTGTAATACAGGAGAGCAGGTAAGCTTGGAAAAGttgtatttttactttttaatattAAATGGAGAACCCACTTGGAAAACGGGTTCTGATAAAGAAAGATCTCTACAATTGTGACTTACCATGACCTTCATTTGTTTGTTTTCAGCCGGTCCTATCTTCGCATGGTCTAGTGACTACTGTAGCCTATAAGCTTGGTAAAGACAGTCCGACAATTTACGCCCTAGAAGGAGCTGTTGCTGTTGGTGGATCAGCTTTGAAATGGTTGAAAAATAGTTTAGGCTTGTTAAAGAGCGAGGACGAAGTTGAAGACCTTTCAAATGCTGTCCATTCAACAGGAGACGTTTACTTTGTACCAGCGTTCACTGGACTTTATGCACCATATTGGCGGAAAGATGCAAGAGGGTGAGTCCTAGAAGagtaaagaaaaacaaattagtGAGATAATCATGATATTTATGTTGCAGAACAATTTGTGGCCTTACACAATTTACAAATAAGAATCATTTAATTCGAGCAACCCTTGAAGCTATTTGTTTTCAAACACGTGACATTATTGAATGTATGAATCAAGACTGTGGATTTACGTTGAACAAATTGCATGCCGATGGGATTTTATCAGCGAATAAATTATTAATGCAATTGCAAGCTGATATTACAGGAATTCCAGTTTGTATGTTTcgaatttttgattttcatatTATCCCTGACCAAGGTTAATGGTGGAAATTCTTTCTTTTAGTACGTTCCCAAATGGAGGATACGACTGCTTTGGGTATTGCTATGTGTGCGGCACATGCTGAGGGGATAAATTCCTGTGAACTGTTACCAGAAAAAAGGTATGTTTACTATGATTTATTCGTTTGCACTGTTTTAAAGTTATGGCAACATTAAGGGTTTTCAGTTGGGGTGAGAAATATTAGATATAttttgtgacgaaaatcactttggaaaattttgtgtgacgtcaatgtaaatcgtagAAATGACAATTAGCCTGGACAACCGAATACttagttaggataattgttaacagatgactttAATATCAGTAAGGAGACTTGTCGAaagcgcaaagtagttttctagtaaagtgtttacATGCCTTCCTGGAATGTTCCGCGAGGTATAAACGGGCCCAAAGTCTGCCCACGAAGTCAGTCtagttctagagttagaacCGATTGCGTCAGTTTTAATACACCTCGAATTGTACCAGTTgaaggaattgttctataattaatcgTGCAGTACGGTTGGataaatcaatgaaaaataaacacTTATATTGAAGTTATAGAACAGGGTTTTgtctagtgctacgcaatccagtgatgcGAGTCTAAGTAAAGCCAGTAACGTAAACAGTGACAAGACTACGTAAAGTGAAGAacataacaattggtgacagcggtggGATTGTGTATGTCGCTGGAGCTGGCGTATCAAATTCAAACAACGgtttgaagaaatatttaatgaaaagaagGTGAACGAGGGACAAAATGAAGGCGCTGAGGAAGTAGCGTGCCGAGGGAATGAAAATGTTCGTATGAGGGAACTGTAGTGTATCAGGACGAGAAACTGTGAAAAGTGAGTAACCAGAAGGTGGTAAGATAGCAGAAAGGATATGGAGAAGCAGAGGTCGTACGAGAAATTAAAAAGCGGCAGAGGAGTTTGACCAGTAGTGTTTCAAAGTGGCATCAAAATATCGCGAAACATCACGAGGTAAGAAAACTGCAGTTGCCAAAAGTGCCAAGAAGATGCCATTTGAGTGGTTCCAAAACAGTCCAGTCGGAATATTGGGAAACTACAAGAAGTAATGGGACAGGAGGTACCTAAAGAGCAAGAGCGAAATTACCGAGAAGCAGTAGACCATGGAAAGGAGGTCATAATTGAAGGAGTAAAGTGGCAAGAGGGGACTATGCTGGAATGTACGAAacagaaggaagaaatttgtaagcAGGGCGAGCATACCTGGCAGGACAGTGCAAAGCAAGtgatctcgaactcttaattggTCGCGATGccaatgctcaacatatttgttggggcagtagcaaatgcaatccaagaggagagaagctatttgatttcatcacttcagctggtcttatgactgcaaagaagcgaagtaattgacctaacaatctgtatctcaaaagtgttagagttgattacacactggcgagtgttagacgaggtctcactgtcagatcaccgatatctagaattcagtcTGACAATTGCGGGCGAGCAggctgcagtacaaagacggaaccctaggaaaacgaattggacaaagttcaatgaactttttggcaataaagtacagttccctaggcaactaggactcctttggtgctggaagatgaattggaaattctgaattgcacatttttcgaggatgccttgctctgggctacgtgccttcttcttggcaacaggttaaggtagtcttcataccgaaaccttggaaagatgactatcctaatccaaagaacttcagacagatcagcttgacttcattcttgctgaaatgtTGGagtgactggtggagcgtcacattcatggaaacgcacttaggtcacacccacttagtgaaaaccaacatgcttactaacgtggaaagtcctgtgagtttgctcttcattctttggtcacaaagatagaggatgcaactttgaatggtgagtacgcggtgggagtgttcgtggacattgaaggggcgtttgactgtgcgtcttTTCAGATGAGGGGCACTACCCTGGaaatcactctagataaaaaacttctttggaacaaacatgtagaggtaaagatgaaacgagctcacacagcttatgggctgtgcagacggacttttgcctcgacatggaggCTCAGGCCTGATGTGGtaatgctatcattaggccgatgttcattTATGCAGTgttgtgggttaaggtgagacaaaaaggttttcacgctaaactagccgcactgcaaagaactgtgtgtctgggtatcactggtgccatgagcacgacatccgacgcagctctaaatgcactactcaatttgcagcccttggatttgtttattcagagcactgtaatgagagcagctcatagactaattcgattagatctatggggaaacaacggatgtgggggcacagaggattggaagagttactgggagtactgaattcagttcttacaatgccttcctatTCTcgtatccccatacatctgtttggtagaagatatgaagttaccctgaagcgtagagagaactgggtagttctagaggaatgcgtggcgggatatacggaagtattctacaccgatggctcaaaaatagaaaaggATTCTGAAGCCggagtctatctctcgaataaaaacgagaagtgggcttttcctttgggataatatgcaagggtttttcaagccgaagtttatgcgattctaagggcggcaaactgggtgattgacgagcggttcaagggcagatgcatcgcaatctgcagtgatagtcaagctgtaTTGAAGGCGTTGATTAGTCTTTTTGAacacctcgaaaatcattcgggaatgcagaaaccgtttgaattctatctttAGATTTAAtagggtggaactactctgggtacatggtcgcaattggagtatcacTAGCATTgactaagtctgtcttcaaaaactgagaacaagcttgccacaatgacaggtgacagagcctaagtgctgctcgacacaccaattttttcctgccagaaccgaacatgcgtaccacaaagtttatcctgccgaaaagcaggagtattgtggggcattctgacaggccataattcactagctgggcgtatgttcagaataggaattattcaagatgatacgtgtccctcctgtaatgaggaagtggaatccatggagcatttcctatgtgaatgcctcgtctatggacgcatcaggcatcagatcttaggtgccgatgttctccagttgcgacgggtagcatcacatccactaacggaaatcctgcgatatgttaacgaatccggaatattccgttagatgggggtgtcGACTACAATGGGCCAATACGACCTGAGCGCTGACAGAAACAGATTGTTTCCCGTTGGTAGACtccaatttttggcattcctcAACCAACTTCTTCGCAATGTTATAAGTAGGGGAGTTAGACTCGGTGATAATCTCCCTCATCTCATTGCCTGATTTGTGTTTTTTTGGTTCGTATCGGGTTCTGGGTAAAGAGGGGTTTGGCATCCGGAGCTGGGCTGGGCCATCAACCACAAGAGAGCATTCTTTTGGGGCCTTCTCTACTCGTTTTATGGATCCTGGTAAtgatttaatcgctagaaataccgcgtaattacactcagatagattattttgcttttgttaagagagagttttttttttaaattcaattctgAAACATTTAGTTATTGTTCTATATTTTACTTTCTATACATTCCAGATATTATGAAAACGCTAGATATGACACCTACCTACCAACTTCAACGCATTCGGAGCGTGAAATTCGTTACacaaaatggaagaaagccGTGCAAAGAAGTCTTGGCTGGGCCATAACAACCAAGAGCGCTGCAATGACAGACGAACGATATCGCATGCTAGCATCTATACCAGCTTCAATATTCCTAATTTCTTCTTTCACATTATTGATATTTGGGCAGAAACTTCTGCAAAGTAATTAGTCAAGAAATTAGGTCAAAAATTGGCTAAGATTTTTGCGATCGTGTCTTCCTTCTGATTGAGATGAGAGAAAATTCCAAATAATTTTTCCGTCTAATTCTATTGAAGATAAGAGGTCGATAAGACTAGGATATAAATAGTTATTGAACTTTCATTCAAATTAGACCACACAGTTGCCCTATTTGACCCAAATCTTTTAATTTAGCTTGCCATGAGGGTGTTAACTTCTGTAAGACAAATTGTATCTTTGCTTGGCGTTGAAATCTGATATCATGAGTTGTACAAATGAAAAATCAACTTAGTCTTAaggagaaaataataaataaaagaaaagtgttAAAAAAACGGTCTAGCAAACAGTTTAACTGTGTTGAGTACGCTTATTACATGCCTGAAGCTTAGTTTTACATATATACGTAATTGCAgttctttgttgttgtttaatGACGATTACATTCTTCCAATAAAATTTAAGTTGTATTGATGTCTACGTGTATACATTTTGCATGAGAAATTGGTTATAATTTTCTCGTTTGATGATGTTTATAATTATTTGAGTGACCACAATACGTAGACTGACATGATTTTTGACGACTTATTTTCATGTGATTAGAATAAATATTAGAATCTATTGAAAGATTCAATTAGTACTTACTGTTATCTGTATATGGTGGAAGAGGATTAAGTGAAACTTGTtgaaagaataataaaaatgtaaaatgttaaaaatttgattttttctccTAAatacagtgagtccttgagggtttaacgtgagcacctgtcttgcgacttaatcccacggtcttcttagaacacggattgattttgtgaccacaatcaaagccccgctgagacaagcaacaccgataccagtctataccaaggcttagcattcattctggtggatgcaagacctacctaaatctctaccgaactaaggagcacggcacccgtgttgaaacgcaacaccacgccgaggcccgaaggtctcttctcgcttgagcataaccaacaacccccatgaagctcccactagggggccaaccacaaataaccgagctgtactcacatacaacaggagttcacccgaagtatgagagtccaggggctatctcggttcccatggtaccagtatacccctggtgaggtttcatgaccaatttgccacttcagatgagtctcgagtctgatcgctctgattaggcctttggagcattcgcctactgcatcacggccggcaaaccaaagtgagtacagcgtctcccggtgcgaCCACTATGGAggatctcctcggccacttggttttggttcagccgacagggttgccgccccgtctttctcCCCGCCACTTCTGAgcgcctcatttcggatgtgatcaaacgtgtcacgccactagtccaacgcaacatctccgtctccattaccgcaagacgccgttcattgttttttatagttcgtccaggttgcgttaatgcgtgaaggaatttcataacgcacttctccattggctgatagcgttgatccgagatatttaaatcgctcagttctgggcagattactgcctctgacagtgattgtgcctgtttaattataaaattaataataattgttcaAACGCCGCAGGAGACAGAATCGATACTCTTTGTAAGAATTCATCGTTGGAGTTCCGCTCTTTTGGCGAGTTTTTATTTTAGTCTGCGCTTCAAGCGTCCGCTCCGGGGTACGTCGGTGGTGTTTCTTTTTCTGTCGTAcgggcatttgtgggtgcggtctGCCGTAGTCAAAGTAGGACCTTTTAAAATTCGGTACAGGCGCGTCTTTGACTCAACTCGCGTCGTTAAACCTAGCTTTTGGTATGTCGAtagacaacaaagacgcggcaagcCCATCAGGCCCtcaggtgaccgccctcgctgtgcgcGTTCCTCCTTTTTGGCGACGGGATCCGGAGCTGTGGTTTgtccatctggaggcgcaatttCAGATTTCCGGGTCAGGGCGGATGCGACAAAATTTAATTATGCGATTGTGGGCATGGATGAGGGGTCCATTCTCCTGGTAGTCGATATTGTAAAATCGGCCTCCTACGCTGTATTGAAAACGGAGTTTATCAAGCGCTTGTCGGTAAGTGcgatcacttgctggcgggtttaacgttgggcgaccgaactcccagccaattgcttcgcgaaatgagacaattgg of Hermetia illucens chromosome 4, iHerIll2.2.curated.20191125, whole genome shotgun sequence contains these proteins:
- the LOC119655164 gene encoding glycerol kinase; its protein translation is MKSMRKMSKTNWEVLDTPESMAMAASKYNLIGVIDCGTNTVGFSVYQTPEFTELCSHKMEIIQITPQDGWCEQNPLEIMTNIRICAEEACKKLEKLGYKLSEIATIGITNQRETTIVWDKLTGEPLYNAILWSDIRTDITVDRILAKLPDQNKNHFKDISGLPISPYSSALKLRWLKDNIPAVRKACRDRRCYAGTVDTWIIWNLTGAVDGGLHITDVTNASRTLLMNIDTLHWDPVLTRAFSIHPNMLPQIRSSSEIYGKVKDGSVLNGIYISGILGNQQASLLGQMCFKPGQAKNTYRSGCFLLCNTGEQPVLSSHGLVTTVAYKLGKDSPTIYALEGAVAVGGSALKWLKNSLGLLKSEDEVEDLSNAVHSTGDVYFVPAFTGLYAPYWRKDARGTICGLTQFTNKNHLIRATLEAICFQTRDIIECMNQDCGFTLNKLHADGILSANKLLMQLQADITGIPVLRSQMEDTTALGIAMCAAHAEGINSCELLPEKRYYENARYDTYLPTSTHSEREIRYTKWKKAVQRSLGWAITTKSAAMTDERYRMLASIPASIFLISSFTLLIFGQKLLQSN